A single genomic interval of Nonomuraea rubra harbors:
- a CDS encoding methyltransferase domain-containing protein: protein MLAERTAATGRESLDIVDAGGGTGGFAVPLAALGHAVTVVDPSPDSLAALERRAKERNVGVRGLQGDAADLGELLARDSADLVLCHSVLEYVEDPISALTAVAALLRRGGAVSVLAANPVGSAIHRALSGQFDEAAAVLADPRGTWGDRDPTPRRFAADTLVELLTATGFTVGAIHGVRVFADLVPSRLVDGEPGAAEALVALEQAASTHPVLRDIATQLHVLGHRN from the coding sequence ATGCTGGCCGAGCGCACGGCGGCCACCGGCCGGGAGTCGCTCGACATCGTCGACGCCGGCGGCGGCACCGGCGGGTTCGCCGTGCCGCTGGCCGCGCTCGGCCACGCCGTCACCGTCGTCGATCCGAGCCCCGACTCGCTGGCCGCGCTGGAGCGCCGCGCCAAGGAGCGGAACGTCGGCGTGCGCGGCCTGCAGGGCGACGCCGCCGACCTGGGCGAGCTGCTCGCCCGCGACTCCGCCGACCTGGTCCTGTGCCACAGCGTGCTGGAGTACGTCGAGGACCCGATCAGCGCGCTGACCGCGGTCGCGGCCCTGCTGCGCAGGGGCGGAGCCGTCAGCGTGCTGGCCGCCAACCCCGTCGGCAGCGCCATCCACCGGGCGCTGTCCGGGCAGTTCGACGAGGCCGCCGCCGTCCTGGCCGACCCGCGCGGCACCTGGGGCGATCGCGACCCCACGCCCAGGCGCTTCGCCGCCGACACCCTCGTCGAGCTGCTGACCGCGACCGGCTTCACGGTCGGCGCGATCCACGGCGTACGCGTCTTCGCCGATCTGGTGCCCAGCCGGCTGGTGGACGGCGAGCCCGGCGCCGCGGAGGCGCTGGTGGCGCTGGAACAGGCCGCCTCGACCCATCCCGTGCTGCGTGACATCGCCACGCAGCTCCACGTGCTCGGCCACCGCAACTGA
- a CDS encoding MmcQ/YjbR family DNA-binding protein, with translation MATEDDVRGLALALPETSEKLMYGTPAFYVRGRWFARIKEEGDLLVLPVASQEDKQELIAAEPGTFTTTPHYDGHAIVLVRFGAVDAGEMGELLTDAWRLRAPRRLVASLGDG, from the coding sequence ATGGCGACCGAGGACGACGTGCGCGGGCTCGCGCTCGCGCTGCCCGAGACCTCCGAGAAACTCATGTACGGCACCCCGGCCTTCTACGTGCGCGGCAGGTGGTTCGCCCGGATCAAGGAGGAGGGCGACCTGCTGGTGCTCCCGGTGGCCTCGCAGGAGGACAAGCAGGAGCTGATCGCCGCCGAGCCGGGCACGTTCACCACCACCCCGCACTACGACGGGCACGCCATCGTGCTCGTGCGGTTCGGCGCGGTGGACGCCGGGGAGATGGGCGAGCTGCTGACCGACGCGTGGCGGTTGCGGGCGCCCAGGCGGCTGGTCGCCTCCCTGGGCGACGGCTGA
- the nusB gene encoding transcription antitermination factor NusB, translating to MSARGKARRRALDILFEAELRSEDPLKILAERVERQEPPVNEYTSAIVEGVARHHARIDELITTYAEGWTLDRMPAVDRNLLRGGTYELLWMPDVPEGVVISEWVHLAGELSTDESPQFVNGLLARFKQLKPSLTL from the coding sequence GTGTCGGCACGGGGCAAAGCACGCAGGCGAGCGCTCGACATCCTCTTCGAGGCCGAGCTGCGCAGCGAGGATCCGCTGAAGATCCTCGCTGAGCGCGTGGAGCGGCAGGAGCCGCCGGTGAACGAGTACACCTCGGCCATCGTCGAGGGCGTCGCCAGGCACCACGCGCGCATCGACGAGCTGATCACCACCTACGCCGAGGGCTGGACGCTCGACCGGATGCCCGCGGTCGACCGCAACCTGCTGCGCGGTGGCACGTACGAGCTGCTGTGGATGCCAGACGTGCCCGAGGGCGTGGTCATCAGCGAGTGGGTGCACCTGGCGGGCGAGCTGTCGACCGACGAGTCCCCGCAGTTCGTCAACGGCCTGCTGGCCCGCTTCAAGCAACTCAAGCCAAGCCTCACCCTTTAG
- the efp gene encoding elongation factor P, which translates to MATTNDLKNGMVLKLEGGELWSVVEFQHVKPGKGGAFVRTKLKNVLSGKVVDKTFNAGVKVEVANVDKREMQYSYKDGDDFVFMDTETYDMVNVPSATVGTAANYMLENTLATVAFNEGSALYVDLPAAAELTIAETEPGLQGDRSTGGTKPAKLETGAEIKVPLFITTGEKVKVDTRSGEYLGRA; encoded by the coding sequence GTGGCGACGACCAACGACCTCAAGAACGGCATGGTGCTGAAGCTCGAGGGCGGTGAGCTCTGGAGCGTTGTCGAGTTCCAGCACGTCAAGCCGGGCAAGGGCGGCGCGTTCGTGCGCACCAAGCTCAAGAACGTCCTCTCCGGCAAGGTCGTCGACAAGACCTTCAACGCCGGGGTGAAGGTCGAGGTGGCCAACGTCGACAAGCGCGAGATGCAGTACTCGTACAAGGACGGCGACGACTTCGTGTTCATGGACACCGAGACCTACGACATGGTCAACGTGCCCAGCGCCACGGTCGGCACCGCCGCCAACTACATGCTGGAGAACACCCTGGCCACGGTGGCCTTCAACGAGGGTTCCGCGCTCTACGTCGACCTGCCCGCCGCCGCCGAGCTGACCATCGCCGAGACCGAGCCCGGCCTGCAGGGCGACCGCTCCACCGGCGGCACCAAGCCCGCCAAGCTGGAGACCGGCGCCGAGATCAAGGTGCCGCTGTTCATCACCACCGGCGAGAAGGTCAAGGTCGACACCCGCAGCGGCGAATACCTCGGCCGGGCCTGA
- a CDS encoding M24 family metallopeptidase → MTFDYAARRERLAGLLPAHEVHALLVTSPVNVRYLTGLASSNAAVLVRADGTATLATDNRYIEAARRLDVPSAEAADVAGSLALPGTGIEAASMSVAAFRRLGDGLVPLGPVVEVLRAVKDEAELELIRTACAITDQAFADVSPRIAPGMTERELAGLLDRRMTELGADKPAFDTIVASGENGAIPHHTPTSRELRAGDLVTMDFGARYQGYHADMTRTVSLGPPADWQREVYELVAAAQRAGRHALTPGARAGDVDEAARSVIEHAGHGGHFRHGLGHGVGLEIHEEPFLGPSRTGRLEDRVPITVEPGVYLPGRGGVRIEDTLVTREGGPELFTKTTKELLVL, encoded by the coding sequence ATGACCTTCGACTACGCGGCGCGCCGGGAGCGGCTCGCCGGGCTGCTGCCCGCCCACGAGGTCCACGCCCTGCTGGTCACCTCCCCCGTCAACGTCCGCTACCTCACCGGCCTGGCCAGCTCGAACGCCGCCGTCCTGGTCAGGGCCGACGGCACGGCGACGCTGGCCACCGACAACCGCTACATCGAGGCGGCGCGCAGGCTGGACGTGCCGTCGGCCGAGGCGGCGGACGTGGCGGGCAGCCTCGCGTTGCCGGGCACCGGGATCGAGGCCGCGAGCATGAGCGTGGCCGCCTTCCGCCGGCTGGGCGACGGGCTCGTGCCGCTGGGGCCGGTGGTGGAGGTGCTGCGCGCGGTCAAGGACGAGGCGGAGCTGGAGCTGATCCGTACCGCCTGCGCCATCACCGACCAGGCGTTCGCCGACGTCTCCCCGCGGATCGCCCCCGGGATGACCGAGCGCGAGCTGGCCGGCCTGCTCGACCGCCGCATGACCGAGCTGGGCGCCGACAAGCCCGCGTTCGACACGATCGTGGCGTCCGGCGAGAACGGCGCGATCCCGCACCACACCCCCACCTCGCGGGAGCTGCGCGCCGGGGACCTGGTGACCATGGACTTCGGTGCCCGCTACCAGGGCTACCACGCCGACATGACCAGGACGGTCAGCCTCGGCCCGCCCGCCGACTGGCAGCGCGAGGTCTACGAGCTGGTCGCCGCCGCGCAGCGGGCCGGCAGGCACGCCCTCACCCCCGGCGCGAGGGCCGGGGACGTGGACGAGGCCGCCCGCTCCGTCATCGAGCACGCGGGCCACGGCGGGCACTTCAGGCACGGGCTCGGTCACGGAGTCGGGCTGGAGATCCACGAGGAGCCGTTCCTGGGCCCCTCCAGGACCGGTAGACTAGAGGATCGAGTTCCGATCACCGTCGAGCCTGGGGTCTACCTCCCGGGCCGGGGCGGCGTCCGGATCGAGGACACCCTGGTGACACGTGAGGGCGGGCCGGAACTTTTCACCAAGACGACCAAGGAGCTGCTCGTCCTTTAG
- a CDS encoding serine/threonine-protein kinase has translation MVADRYRLDERIGSGPMGEVWRGYDTRADWVVAVKVLGARAAGAATREVLRQHAQAVARVIHPNVAMVLDVGDHEGSPFLVMEYLTGLSLGEELAARGPMKIVEVCDLIGQAAAGLDAAHRAGVVHGRVDPDSFRQAGSGVLKVVGFGMDERGPAPAGGRYVAPERAGGEAARAPGDVYALGCVCYELLCGRPPFDDGTAPQAGAPGHEAAGADQTAPGAAPGETAQGAAPGQTAPGGAAQGQGAGGRGRPVPPSAIRREVPPELDRLVLAMLADDPAQRPASGEAIRRALAAIARPKPGPAGPPVTGVSLRDPGLGPGAAGAMGAAGAPAGGFGGAGQGATEVFHAAPGGPGGAPPRAGDTAVFQAADLEPDPPSGPNRKLIIQLGVAVVVIAAVTVGMVLWAGRRDMQAPVAESTPTAEATTPSATPTTLPPTPDPSPGLVITAGPGQDSDEEPDYLRETSIPKATLGEAIPPGGYAKWLQEFDKALMAQQSMGGINPQVAGKAREKIRKAARKFGEGKPDATLSQIADVYRDLARARERGDMAPEGPAVSFMEEWRLPTG, from the coding sequence TTGGTCGCTGACCGGTACCGGCTCGACGAGCGCATCGGCAGCGGGCCGATGGGCGAGGTGTGGCGCGGGTACGACACCCGGGCCGACTGGGTCGTGGCCGTGAAGGTGCTCGGCGCCAGGGCGGCCGGGGCCGCCACCCGGGAGGTGCTCAGGCAGCACGCCCAGGCCGTGGCGCGGGTGATCCATCCGAACGTGGCCATGGTCCTCGACGTCGGTGACCACGAGGGGTCTCCGTTCCTGGTCATGGAGTACCTCACCGGGCTCAGCCTCGGCGAGGAACTGGCCGCGCGCGGGCCCATGAAGATCGTCGAGGTGTGCGACCTGATCGGGCAGGCGGCCGCCGGGCTGGACGCCGCGCACCGGGCCGGGGTGGTGCACGGGCGGGTCGATCCCGACAGCTTCCGGCAGGCCGGCAGCGGGGTGCTCAAGGTCGTCGGGTTCGGGATGGACGAGCGCGGGCCGGCGCCCGCCGGGGGCCGGTACGTGGCGCCCGAGCGGGCCGGGGGTGAGGCGGCGCGGGCGCCCGGGGATGTGTACGCGCTGGGGTGCGTGTGTTACGAGCTGCTGTGCGGCCGACCGCCCTTCGACGACGGGACGGCGCCCCAGGCGGGCGCGCCGGGTCACGAAGCGGCGGGGGCAGACCAGACCGCGCCGGGCGCGGCGCCGGGTGAGACCGCGCAGGGCGCGGCACCCGGCCAGACCGCGCCGGGTGGTGCGGCGCAGGGGCAGGGCGCGGGTGGGCGGGGGCGGCCGGTTCCGCCGAGTGCGATCAGGCGTGAGGTGCCGCCCGAGCTGGACCGGCTGGTGCTGGCCATGCTCGCCGATGACCCGGCGCAGCGGCCCGCCAGCGGCGAGGCCATCCGGCGCGCGCTGGCGGCCATCGCCCGGCCGAAGCCCGGCCCGGCCGGGCCGCCCGTGACCGGCGTCTCCCTCCGCGACCCCGGCCTCGGCCCGGGCGCCGCGGGCGCGATGGGCGCGGCAGGGGCGCCGGCCGGTGGGTTCGGGGGCGCCGGGCAGGGGGCGACGGAGGTCTTCCATGCCGCGCCCGGCGGGCCCGGCGGGGCGCCGCCCAGGGCCGGGGACACGGCGGTCTTCCAGGCGGCCGACCTGGAGCCCGACCCGCCATCGGGCCCGAACCGCAAGCTGATCATCCAGCTGGGCGTCGCCGTCGTCGTGATCGCGGCCGTGACCGTCGGCATGGTGCTGTGGGCAGGCAGGCGCGACATGCAGGCGCCGGTCGCGGAGAGCACCCCGACGGCCGAGGCCACCACGCCGTCCGCCACCCCCACCACCCTCCCGCCCACCCCCGACCCGTCACCGGGCCTCGTGATCACCGCCGGCCCCGGGCAGGACTCCGACGAGGAGCCCGACTACCTGCGCGAGACCTCGATCCCCAAGGCCACGCTGGGCGAGGCGATCCCGCCCGGCGGTTACGCCAAGTGGCTGCAGGAGTTCGACAAGGCGCTGATGGCCCAGCAGAGCATGGGCGGCATCAACCCCCAGGTCGCGGGCAAGGCGCGGGAGAAGATCCGCAAGGCGGCCAGGAAGTTCGGCGAGGGCAAGCCCGACGCCACGCTCAGCCAGATCGCCGACGTCTACCGCGACCTGGCCAGGGCGCGGGAGCGGGGCGACATGGCGCCGGAGGGCCCGGCCGTCTCGTTCATGGAGGAGTGGCGCCTCCCCACCGGGTGA
- a CDS encoding DUF2975 domain-containing protein: MPTRWIIRLETLLSIGLVLGLLGALAGLAATVAIAFFGTAKGMGIPLEVFDVPTAGMTVGGATVESVSAEVTVRPSGAAPLAALLYLLMWAPGTATALLALFTVVRALRRARSGDRALFSTVTADHLRRLGWILIAGSVVSAVLGAVAQAILSPMLLAETYPFYLPSGEFVGAVVAGLAALGVSEIVRRGLALLEEVEATI, translated from the coding sequence ATGCCAACTCGCTGGATCATCAGACTCGAGACCCTGCTGAGCATCGGCCTGGTGCTCGGCCTCCTGGGCGCCCTGGCCGGCCTCGCCGCCACCGTCGCGATCGCGTTCTTCGGCACCGCGAAGGGCATGGGCATCCCCCTGGAGGTCTTCGACGTGCCGACCGCGGGCATGACCGTCGGCGGCGCCACGGTCGAGAGCGTCAGCGCGGAGGTGACGGTCCGCCCGAGCGGGGCCGCACCGCTGGCCGCCCTGCTCTACCTGCTGATGTGGGCACCGGGCACGGCGACGGCCCTGCTGGCGCTGTTCACGGTCGTACGGGCGCTGCGCAGGGCCAGGTCGGGTGATCGGGCCCTGTTCTCCACGGTCACGGCCGATCACCTGCGCAGGCTCGGCTGGATCCTGATCGCGGGTTCGGTCGTGTCGGCCGTGCTCGGTGCCGTGGCGCAGGCCATACTCTCCCCCATGCTGCTGGCCGAGACCTATCCCTTCTACCTGCCGTCGGGCGAGTTCGTCGGCGCCGTCGTCGCGGGGCTCGCCGCGCTCGGCGTGTCGGAGATCGTCCGCCGGGGCCTGGCCCTGCTCGAAGAGGTCGAGGCCACGATCTGA
- a CDS encoding helix-turn-helix domain-containing protein, whose protein sequence is MAEPVIRVRLDEVLKERGMTLTELSHRVEITVVNLSILKNGHAKAVRFSTLARLCEALGCQPGDLLTYE, encoded by the coding sequence ATGGCCGAGCCAGTCATCAGGGTGCGGCTCGACGAGGTGCTCAAGGAGCGCGGCATGACGCTCACCGAGCTGTCGCACCGCGTGGAGATCACCGTCGTCAACCTGTCGATCCTGAAGAACGGCCACGCCAAGGCCGTACGGTTCTCGACGCTGGCGCGCCTGTGCGAGGCGCTGGGCTGCCAGCCGGGAGACCTGCTGACGTACGAATGA
- a CDS encoding dicarboxylate/amino acid:cation symporter translates to MKRFSFSLQLLLGLVVGIALGFAAKIWDVAWLGETLKQVGQIFVQLLKLAVPPLVFTAVLVSVANLRNVNGAARLASKTLLWFLITAFVSVSLAIGLGLLINPGQGVTLDTGAAKPSDTQGTWLDFVTGILPTNVVTAFTEVNVLQIVFLGVVLGAAAMAVGEKAEPFLNLARSVLELVQKALWWVIRLAPIGTAGLIGKAVSTYGWELLAPLAKFSAGVYIGCFVVLLAVYPTLLAVWGKVSPIAFFRNAWPAIELAFVSRSSVGTLPLTQRVTVERNGVDRDYASFAVPFGATTKMDGCASVYPALAAIFVAQVFGVPLGFGDYLLIAFVSVVGSAATAGLTGATVMLTLTLSTLGLPLEGVGLLLAIDPILDMIRTATNVAGQLVVPVLVARSEGRLDTAVFNAPPQSLDRAPAPRVPEPAAA, encoded by the coding sequence GTGAAGAGATTCTCCTTTTCCCTGCAGCTCCTGCTGGGCCTCGTCGTCGGCATCGCGCTGGGCTTCGCCGCCAAGATCTGGGACGTGGCCTGGCTCGGTGAGACGCTGAAGCAGGTCGGCCAGATCTTCGTCCAGCTCCTCAAGCTCGCCGTGCCGCCGCTGGTCTTCACCGCCGTGCTGGTCAGCGTGGCGAACCTGCGCAACGTCAACGGCGCGGCCCGGCTCGCCTCCAAGACGCTGCTGTGGTTCCTGATCACCGCGTTCGTCTCGGTCTCGCTGGCGATCGGGCTGGGCCTGCTCATCAACCCCGGCCAGGGCGTCACCCTCGACACCGGTGCCGCCAAGCCCTCCGACACCCAGGGCACCTGGCTCGACTTCGTCACCGGCATCCTGCCGACCAACGTCGTGACGGCCTTCACCGAGGTGAACGTCCTCCAGATCGTGTTTCTGGGAGTCGTCCTCGGTGCGGCGGCGATGGCGGTCGGCGAGAAGGCCGAGCCGTTCCTGAACCTCGCCCGTTCCGTGCTGGAGCTGGTGCAGAAGGCGCTGTGGTGGGTCATCCGCCTGGCGCCCATCGGCACGGCGGGCCTGATCGGCAAGGCCGTGTCCACGTACGGGTGGGAGCTGCTGGCGCCGCTGGCCAAGTTCAGCGCCGGCGTCTACATCGGCTGCTTCGTCGTGCTGCTGGCCGTGTACCCGACGCTGCTGGCCGTGTGGGGCAAGGTCAGCCCCATCGCGTTCTTCCGCAACGCCTGGCCCGCCATCGAGCTGGCGTTCGTCTCGCGCTCCTCGGTCGGGACGCTGCCGCTGACGCAGCGGGTCACGGTCGAGCGCAACGGGGTGGACCGCGACTACGCCTCGTTCGCGGTGCCGTTCGGCGCCACCACCAAGATGGACGGCTGCGCCTCGGTGTACCCGGCGCTGGCCGCGATCTTCGTGGCGCAGGTGTTCGGGGTGCCGCTCGGCTTCGGTGACTACCTGCTGATCGCGTTCGTCTCGGTGGTCGGCTCGGCCGCCACGGCGGGCCTGACCGGCGCCACGGTCATGCTGACGCTCACGCTCAGCACCCTGGGGCTGCCGCTGGAGGGCGTCGGGCTGCTGCTGGCGATCGACCCCATCCTCGACATGATCCGCACCGCCACCAACGTGGCGGGGCAGCTCGTGGTGCCGGTGCTCGTGGCGCGTTCCGAGGGGCGCCTGGACACGGCGGTCTTCAACGCGCCGCCGCAGTCGCTCGACCGCGCGCCCGCGCCGCGCGTGCCCGAGCCGGCCGCGGCCTGA
- a CDS encoding LLM class F420-dependent oxidoreductase, with amino-acid sequence MRIGMALKYSGGFKESVAELADYEKAGLDIVFVAEAYSFDAVSQMGYIAAKTERLEIASGILPIYSRTPTLMAMTAAGLDYVSDGRFTLGIGASGPQVIEGFHGVPYTAPLGRTREVIEICRQVWKRERVQYEGRHYTVPLPADQGTGLGKPLKIINHPVRPRIPIVVAAIGPKNVELTAELAEGWEPIFYVPEKAADVWGPALAAGKARRDPELGELDVIAQASLAIGDDVAGLLEFGRPMAALYIGGMGARGRNFYNDLARRYGYEKEAELIQDLYLAGKKEEAAAQVPAELLEKMSLVGSEGYVRDRVQAMKESGVTTLNVTPLAGTHEERLRLIETIKEFAA; translated from the coding sequence ATGCGCATCGGTATGGCACTCAAGTACTCGGGTGGATTCAAGGAGTCGGTGGCCGAGCTGGCCGACTACGAGAAGGCCGGGCTCGACATCGTGTTCGTGGCCGAGGCCTACTCCTTCGACGCGGTCAGCCAGATGGGCTACATCGCGGCCAAGACCGAGCGGCTGGAGATCGCCTCCGGCATCCTGCCGATCTACTCGCGCACGCCGACGCTGATGGCCATGACGGCCGCGGGCCTCGACTACGTCTCCGACGGGCGGTTCACGCTCGGCATCGGCGCCTCGGGGCCGCAGGTGATCGAGGGCTTCCACGGGGTGCCGTACACCGCGCCGCTGGGGCGTACCCGGGAGGTCATCGAGATCTGCCGCCAGGTCTGGAAGCGCGAGCGTGTCCAGTACGAGGGCCGGCACTACACCGTGCCGCTCCCGGCCGATCAGGGCACCGGCCTCGGCAAGCCCCTGAAGATCATCAACCACCCGGTACGCCCCCGCATCCCGATCGTGGTGGCCGCCATCGGCCCCAAGAACGTCGAGCTGACCGCCGAGCTGGCCGAGGGCTGGGAGCCGATCTTCTACGTGCCCGAGAAGGCCGCCGACGTCTGGGGCCCCGCGCTGGCCGCCGGAAAGGCCAGGCGTGACCCCGAGCTGGGCGAGCTCGACGTGATCGCGCAGGCCAGCCTGGCCATCGGGGACGACGTGGCCGGGCTGCTGGAGTTCGGGCGGCCGATGGCGGCCCTCTACATCGGCGGCATGGGCGCCAGGGGCAGGAACTTCTACAACGACCTGGCCAGGCGCTACGGCTACGAGAAGGAGGCCGAGCTGATCCAGGACCTCTACCTGGCGGGCAAGAAGGAGGAGGCCGCCGCGCAGGTGCCGGCCGAGCTGCTGGAGAAGATGTCGCTGGTCGGCAGCGAGGGCTACGTGCGCGACCGGGTGCAGGCGATGAAGGAGTCGGGCGTGACCACCCTGAACGTGACGCCGCTCGCCGGGACGCACGAGGAGCGGCTCCGGTTGATCGAGACGATCAAGGAGTTTGCCGCATAG
- a CDS encoding endonuclease/exonuclease/phosphatase family protein, translating into MLSRLVIVVSVVVAAALAGHGLIPALGGFTPVLESLLPWIGLTVPVLIAGAAVARSTAAAAAALVPGLVWAVMFGSTLFRTPPGGPSDLAVGTVNVGVRNSASGEAVRVIAKDLDVLAAQELTRGGPAAKQLNKMFKYHYPVSTVGLWSRYPISETEPLDVGLGWPRALRAVITTPKGEVTVYVMHLASARPGHTTTRDASLARARKLIDADRSKRLLLLGDLNTATTDRGMRGLTPPLTDAQAAAGDGFGFTWPAEFPVTRPDHILFKGMTATEAGVAPATGSDHRAAIASLRM; encoded by the coding sequence GTGCTGAGTCGGCTCGTCATCGTCGTGTCCGTCGTGGTGGCCGCGGCCCTGGCGGGGCACGGGTTGATCCCTGCTCTCGGCGGGTTCACGCCCGTCCTCGAGAGCCTGCTGCCCTGGATCGGGCTGACCGTCCCCGTGCTGATCGCCGGCGCCGCGGTGGCACGTTCCACCGCTGCCGCCGCCGCGGCGCTGGTGCCGGGGCTGGTGTGGGCCGTCATGTTCGGCTCCACGCTCTTCCGCACGCCGCCGGGCGGGCCCAGCGACCTGGCCGTCGGCACCGTCAACGTGGGCGTGCGCAACAGCGCGTCCGGCGAGGCCGTACGCGTGATCGCCAAGGACCTCGACGTGCTCGCCGCGCAGGAGCTGACCAGGGGCGGGCCCGCGGCCAAGCAGCTCAACAAGATGTTCAAGTACCACTACCCGGTCAGCACGGTCGGCCTGTGGAGCCGCTACCCGATCAGCGAGACCGAGCCGCTGGACGTCGGCCTCGGCTGGCCGCGGGCCCTGCGCGCGGTCATCACCACCCCCAAGGGCGAGGTGACCGTCTACGTCATGCACCTGGCCTCGGCCAGGCCCGGCCACACCACCACGCGTGACGCCTCGCTGGCGCGCGCCCGCAAGCTCATCGACGCCGACCGCAGCAAGCGCCTGCTGCTGCTCGGCGACCTCAACACCGCCACCACCGACCGCGGCATGCGCGGCCTGACGCCGCCGCTGACCGACGCGCAGGCCGCGGCGGGCGACGGGTTCGGCTTCACCTGGCCGGCCGAGTTCCCCGTCACCCGGCCCGACCACATCCTGTTCAAGGGGATGACGGCCACCGAGGCGGGCGTGGCGCCGGCGACCGGCAGCGACCACCGGGCCGCGATCGCCTCACTGCGGATGTAG
- a CDS encoding nucleotidyltransferase family protein → MRSSRNAGLLLAAGEGTRLGRPKALVEFAGERLVDRGVRMLEDGGCHPVVVVLGAATVQVRGAVTVRNPDWASGMGSSLRVGLAALPEEAESVVVALIDQPLIGPGAVRALIASGATGLAVATYGGRRRNPVLIGRAHFAGVAELAVGDVGARPYMKAHPELVTEVPCDGHGDPADIDTPEDLARLHPQ, encoded by the coding sequence ATGAGGTCGTCCAGGAACGCCGGGCTGCTGCTCGCGGCCGGTGAGGGCACGCGGCTGGGCAGGCCCAAGGCGCTGGTCGAGTTCGCGGGCGAGCGGCTGGTGGACCGGGGTGTGCGGATGCTGGAGGACGGCGGCTGCCATCCGGTCGTGGTCGTGCTGGGCGCGGCCACGGTGCAGGTGCGCGGGGCCGTCACCGTACGCAATCCGGACTGGGCCTCGGGGATGGGGTCGTCGCTGCGGGTCGGGCTGGCCGCGCTGCCCGAGGAGGCCGAGTCGGTGGTGGTCGCGCTGATCGACCAGCCGCTGATCGGGCCGGGCGCCGTGCGGGCGCTGATCGCCTCGGGCGCCACCGGGCTGGCGGTCGCGACGTACGGGGGCCGGCGCAGGAACCCCGTGCTGATCGGCCGCGCGCACTTCGCCGGGGTGGCCGAGCTGGCCGTGGGCGACGTCGGGGCGCGGCCGTACATGAAGGCGCATCCCGAGCTGGTCACCGAGGTGCCGTGCGACGGGCACGGCGACCCGGCCGACATCGACACGCCGGAGGACCTGGCCCGCCTACATCCGCAGTGA
- a CDS encoding XdhC family protein encodes MRDVLPEIMKWWRSGLRFGLATVVGTWSSAPRPPGAAMAVRGDEVVGSVSGGCVEGAVFELATEIETPVLQRYGVSDDDAFAVGLTCGGIIDVLVEPISIETFPELGEIAASVEAHEPVAVATIVSGPGQVGARRVIWPDRVSGTLGLERLDDAVDDDARGMLAQGLTGLRHYGGQGERRLDDLSVFVHSFAPPPRMLVFGAIDFAAAVARVGKFLGYHVTVCDARPIFATAKRFPDADEVVVKWPHDYLASVQVDERTVICVLTHDPKFDVPLLEVALRTDAGYVGAMGSRRTHDDRLARLREAGLTEAELARLRSPIGLDLGARTPEETAVSIAAELIQLRWGGSGAPLSTTQGRIHHEIQHEIPHEAP; translated from the coding sequence ATGCGTGACGTGCTGCCGGAGATCATGAAGTGGTGGCGGTCGGGGCTCAGGTTCGGGCTGGCCACGGTGGTCGGCACCTGGAGCAGCGCGCCCAGGCCGCCCGGCGCGGCGATGGCGGTGCGCGGGGACGAGGTGGTCGGCAGCGTCTCGGGCGGCTGCGTCGAGGGCGCCGTGTTCGAGCTGGCCACCGAGATCGAGACGCCCGTCCTGCAGCGGTACGGCGTGAGCGACGACGACGCCTTCGCCGTGGGGCTCACCTGCGGCGGCATCATCGACGTCCTGGTGGAGCCCATCTCCATCGAGACCTTCCCCGAGCTGGGCGAGATCGCGGCGTCGGTGGAGGCGCACGAGCCGGTCGCCGTGGCCACCATCGTCTCCGGCCCCGGCCAGGTCGGCGCCCGCCGCGTCATCTGGCCCGACCGCGTCAGCGGCACGCTCGGCCTCGAACGCCTCGACGACGCCGTGGACGACGACGCCCGCGGCATGCTCGCCCAGGGCCTGACCGGCCTGCGGCACTACGGCGGGCAGGGGGAGCGGCGGCTGGACGACCTTTCGGTGTTCGTGCACTCGTTCGCGCCGCCGCCGCGGATGCTGGTGTTCGGCGCGATCGACTTCGCCGCGGCGGTGGCCAGGGTGGGCAAGTTCCTCGGCTACCACGTCACGGTGTGCGACGCGCGGCCGATCTTCGCCACGGCCAAGCGTTTCCCCGACGCCGACGAGGTCGTGGTCAAGTGGCCGCACGACTACCTGGCGTCGGTGCAGGTGGACGAGCGTACGGTGATCTGTGTGCTGACCCACGACCCCAAGTTCGACGTGCCGCTGCTGGAGGTGGCGCTGCGTACCGACGCCGGGTACGTCGGCGCCATGGGCTCGCGCCGCACGCACGACGACCGCCTCGCCCGCCTGCGCGAGGCCGGCCTCACCGAGGCCGAGCTGGCCCGGCTGAGATCGCCGATCGGCCTCGACCTGGGGGCGCGGACGCCGGAGGAGACGGCCGTGTCGATCGCCGCCGAGCTGATCCAGCTCCGGTGGGGCGGCTCCGGCGCCCCCTTGTCCACGACCCAGGGCCGCATTCACCACGAGATCCAGCACGAGATCCCGCACGAGGCGCCATGA